The region ACAGACGTTGTATACACAGCTGACCTGGAGTAAGGAGAAAATggtgggaaggaaggaaggaaggatgcggGGTCCTAAGTCATAGAGGAAATGTGGAGAGAGTCCTACATATTGAGGACAATTAGCAACCTCTacaccttcttctcctcctcttcttcttcttcttcacttGCATTTCTGGAGGGCCTCCTGCATCCTCTCCTGCATGTGCTCCATCTTCTCGGCCCACTCATCGCTGATGCCCTCCTCGTCGTCTCCGATGACAGCGGCGTAACCCATGAGGGCGATCAGGCCAATGCAGAAGAGGTATGTGAGGCGCGTGCACAGGTTCTCCATGGTGCGGCGGCCGCCCTGCGAGTGCTTCAGGTACACCTCCAGGATGGGCCTGCTGAACAGCTTCGGCTTTCCCACCACACCCTCGTAGAGTGTGTGCAGGTTCTGGTCGCCTAGGTCGTTGGAGTAGCTCTCCTCGAAGTCATCCTTTTTGCGCTCACGGTGCTTGGGCCCCGCCTCCACCATCTCCATGAACTTGCGGAACTGGTTGTGCAGATTTTCCTCCACACAACAGTACTGGCCGTCCAGCGTCTCCTTCTTGATCTGTAGCAGGGCGCTGCGGTTCTGCTGGGACAGCTGGTCCAGGGCACGGTTGACCGAGCCAAACTCGCGCTTCAGCGTCTGGATGTCCTCATCGTCCACGTGGTGCAGCACCACTCGGATTAGAGAGCTGGCCACGCCAAATATGGGGTTGACCACAGCCGCAGCAGATGAGATGGTGGCCACACACTGCAGGACCTTCACCAGGCCCTGTTTCAGCTTGGCCCTGTCCTCCACGATCCCCATCTCCGACATGATGGCAAGCAGGGGGTCACGACACAGAAGTCAAAACCAGGTAGTGGTTTTATTATACAATCTAGATTTAATCCATTCCATTCATTGACAAAGAGGATTGCCCACCAGCCAAAAGGAAATTACTTTTCTTTTTAAATTGAGGGAAGAGGACTAGTTTAGTCTCCAAACAGCTTTTAACCTTACatggatacttcaggattttggcaatgaggccctttatctacgtCCCCAGAGTTAGATGACttgcagatacccatagacttccagt is a window of Salmo trutta chromosome 37, fSalTru1.1, whole genome shotgun sequence DNA encoding:
- the LOC115176875 gene encoding protein rapunzel-like; its protein translation is MSEMGIVEDRAKLKQGLVKVLQCVATISSAAAVVNPIFGVASSLIRVVLHHVDDEDIQTLKREFGSVNRALDQLSQQNRSALLQIKKETLDGQYCCVEENLHNQFRKFMEMVEAGPKHRERKKDDFEESYSNDLGDQNLHTLYEGVVGKPKLFSRPILEVYLKHSQGGRRTMENLCTRLTYLFCIGLIALMGYAAVIGDDEEGISDEWAEKMEHMQERMQEALQKCK